A genomic region of Streptomyces sp. NBC_00247 contains the following coding sequences:
- a CDS encoding alpha-L-fucosidase, with product MTAAATPARALSEIRPSARQLAWQEMEFYGFIHFGMNTMTDREWGEGHDAPALFDPSDLDADQWVASLKSAGMTGVILTCKHHDGFCMWPSDATDYSVASSPWRGGSGDVVAEVADAARRHGLKFGVYLSPWDRTEASYGSGGAYDDFYVAQLTELLTRYGPVFSVWLDGANGEGPNGKRQTYDWERYYAVVRELQPDAVINVCGPDVRWCGNEAGETRPDEWSVVPRALQDAERTASVSQQADDGVFSRLVRSDDRDLGSRAALAGHESDLVWYPAEVNTSIRPGWFHHTAEDSQVRPVDELFAIYQRAVGGNSCFLLNVPPAADGRLRDADVAALGGLGRRIEEFRSRRVEATATVTSGTPGDVATAWPGAADTAWRPDGTDARPAVTLTFDGPRRIEAVVLGEDITEGQRVEHVVVRGSLAGEWTTLAETNAVGYQRILTFPAAEADTVVFEITATRDTPVVARVAAIGAGS from the coding sequence GTGACAGCCGCGGCCACGCCCGCACGGGCGCTCTCCGAGATCAGGCCCAGCGCGCGGCAACTCGCCTGGCAGGAGATGGAGTTCTACGGCTTCATCCACTTCGGGATGAACACGATGACGGACCGGGAGTGGGGCGAGGGGCACGACGCTCCGGCCCTCTTCGACCCGTCCGACCTCGACGCCGACCAGTGGGTGGCCTCGCTCAAGAGCGCGGGGATGACCGGCGTCATCCTCACCTGCAAGCACCACGACGGCTTCTGCATGTGGCCGAGCGACGCGACGGACTACTCGGTCGCCTCCTCGCCGTGGCGCGGCGGCTCGGGTGACGTGGTCGCCGAGGTCGCCGACGCCGCCCGCCGGCACGGCCTGAAGTTCGGTGTCTACCTCTCCCCGTGGGACCGCACCGAGGCGTCCTACGGCTCCGGCGGCGCGTACGACGACTTCTACGTCGCCCAGCTCACCGAACTGCTCACCCGCTACGGGCCGGTGTTCTCCGTGTGGCTCGACGGCGCGAACGGCGAGGGACCCAACGGCAAGCGCCAGACCTACGACTGGGAGCGCTACTACGCGGTGGTGCGCGAGCTCCAGCCCGACGCGGTGATCAACGTGTGCGGCCCCGACGTCCGCTGGTGCGGCAATGAGGCCGGCGAGACCCGCCCCGACGAGTGGAGCGTGGTGCCGCGCGCCCTCCAGGACGCCGAGCGGACCGCGTCCGTCTCGCAGCAGGCGGACGACGGCGTCTTCTCCCGCCTGGTCCGCAGCGACGACCGCGACCTGGGCAGCCGGGCCGCGCTCGCCGGCCACGAGTCGGATCTGGTCTGGTACCCGGCCGAGGTCAACACCTCGATCCGCCCCGGCTGGTTCCACCACACCGCGGAGGACAGCCAAGTCCGCCCGGTGGACGAGCTGTTCGCCATCTACCAGCGTGCGGTCGGCGGCAACTCCTGCTTCCTGCTCAACGTCCCCCCGGCCGCCGACGGCCGTCTGCGGGACGCCGACGTGGCGGCGCTCGGCGGTCTCGGCCGGCGCATCGAGGAGTTCCGCTCCCGCAGGGTCGAGGCGACCGCGACGGTCACCTCCGGCACCCCGGGAGACGTGGCCACCGCCTGGCCCGGCGCGGCGGACACCGCCTGGCGCCCCGACGGCACCGACGCCCGCCCCGCCGTGACCCTCACGTTCGACGGGCCCCGCAGGATCGAGGCGGTCGTGCTGGGCGAGGACATCACCGAGGGCCAGCGCGTCGAGCACGTCGTCGTCCGGGGCTCGCTGGCCGGCGAGTGGACCACGCTCGCCGAGACGAACGCGGTGGGCTACCAGCGCATCCTCACCTTCCCGGCCGCCGAGGCCGACACGGTCGTCTTCGAGATCACCGCTACCCGGGACACCCCCGTCGTCGCCCGGGTGGCGGCGATCGGGGCGGGTTCGTGA
- a CDS encoding peptidylprolyl isomerase — MTGAVLAVVAVVVATVTMSGGHRGDDVATLDGRPVTREELLFHMGRLAPTVQNELTTTYHLASPFSWNAKTGAKSALQRLEASALDEIREDRATLVLAQGQGLVDSVDFADLTAERTEENEARAQAVQAGRTVYGVTDFSPEEYYTHRLTELATSLKDLLSKDAASPLHVTDAEVRKAFDADPDSWSANATTYAYTQLVVQVPDGAPAGFAAALQRRVKAAGHLADVTEVADAKLTTATYGGSGTTGLSTHDQDLASVLGELDRGQVSAPVKGTGQITYYQLDSVKTDQDKAFTEYSQRIRQSLVEKKYATYLQRRADDASMHVDSSAVAAINAKDVQQ, encoded by the coding sequence GTGACCGGTGCCGTACTCGCCGTCGTCGCGGTGGTCGTCGCGACGGTGACGATGTCCGGCGGCCACCGGGGAGACGACGTCGCCACCCTGGACGGGCGCCCGGTCACCCGCGAGGAACTGCTCTTCCACATGGGGCGGCTCGCCCCCACCGTGCAGAACGAGCTGACCACCACCTACCATCTGGCATCCCCGTTCAGCTGGAACGCGAAGACGGGAGCCAAGAGCGCGCTCCAGCGCCTGGAGGCGAGCGCCCTGGACGAGATCCGCGAGGACAGGGCGACCCTCGTCCTCGCACAGGGCCAAGGGCTCGTCGACTCCGTGGACTTCGCGGACCTCACCGCAGAGCGCACCGAGGAGAACGAGGCCCGCGCCCAGGCCGTCCAGGCCGGCCGGACGGTCTACGGGGTCACGGACTTCTCCCCCGAGGAGTACTACACCCACCGGCTGACCGAACTCGCCACCAGCCTCAAGGACCTGCTCAGCAAGGACGCCGCGAGCCCGCTCCACGTCACCGACGCGGAGGTCCGCAAGGCGTTCGACGCGGACCCGGACTCCTGGAGCGCCAACGCGACCACGTACGCGTACACGCAACTCGTGGTCCAGGTGCCGGACGGCGCCCCCGCCGGCTTCGCCGCCGCCCTCCAGCGCCGGGTGAAGGCCGCGGGGCACCTGGCCGACGTCACCGAGGTGGCGGACGCGAAGCTCACCACCGCCACCTACGGCGGGAGTGGCACCACCGGGCTCAGCACCCACGACCAGGACCTCGCCTCCGTGCTCGGAGAGCTCGACCGGGGACAGGTCTCGGCGCCCGTCAAGGGCACCGGCCAGATCACGTACTACCAGCTCGACAGCGTGAAGACCGACCAGGACAAGGCGTTCACCGAGTACTCCCAGCGGATCCGCCAGTCGCTCGTCGAGAAGAAGTACGCCACCTACCTCCAGCGCCGGGCCGACGACGCCTCGATGCACGTCGACAGCTCGGCGGTGGCCGCCATCAACGCGAAGGACGTGCAGCAATGA
- a CDS encoding LacI family DNA-binding transcriptional regulator: MNEDIARPRQPSMADVARIAGVSAQTVSRALRGSPNVTPDTNRRVLAAVEQAGYRFNSAARALSSGRSHTIGLVLLESGGYYSRSAVTAGVESAAGAAGYAVSIATIAGLDAGLMERSLAKLADQGVDGLVIAVPLISVTQKIEDLTREIPTVTLDGSRTQGARVLGIDQAEAGRLATQHLLDLGHRQIWHIAGPDEWIEARQRRQGWQECLDAAGIEAPTPLEGDWSPDSGYRQGQIVAMIPEITAVFVASDEMAFGVIRALRERGRSVPDDVSIVSVDDIALAAYCAPPLTTVRQDFYGYGAAAVTLLLRGEAAVEESVVTASLSVRGSTAPPRRG, from the coding sequence TTGAACGAGGACATCGCGAGGCCGAGGCAGCCGAGCATGGCCGACGTGGCCCGCATCGCCGGTGTTTCGGCGCAGACGGTGTCACGGGCGCTGCGCGGTTCGCCGAACGTCACCCCCGACACCAACCGGCGCGTGCTCGCGGCCGTGGAGCAGGCCGGCTACCGGTTCAACAGCGCCGCCAGGGCGCTGTCTTCCGGACGCAGCCACACCATCGGGCTCGTCCTCCTGGAGTCCGGCGGGTACTACTCGCGCTCGGCGGTGACCGCCGGTGTCGAGTCGGCGGCGGGCGCGGCCGGGTACGCGGTCAGCATCGCGACCATCGCCGGGCTCGACGCCGGCCTGATGGAGCGGTCCCTCGCCAAGCTCGCCGACCAGGGTGTCGACGGTCTGGTGATCGCCGTGCCGCTCATCTCGGTGACGCAGAAGATAGAGGACCTCACCCGCGAGATCCCGACCGTCACCCTCGACGGGTCGCGGACGCAGGGGGCCCGGGTGCTCGGGATCGACCAGGCCGAGGCGGGGCGCCTGGCCACGCAGCACCTGCTCGACCTGGGCCATCGACAGATCTGGCACATCGCCGGGCCGGACGAGTGGATCGAGGCGCGCCAACGGCGCCAAGGCTGGCAGGAGTGCCTGGACGCCGCCGGGATCGAGGCACCGACCCCTCTGGAGGGGGACTGGTCGCCCGACTCCGGGTACCGGCAGGGGCAGATCGTCGCGATGATCCCGGAGATCACCGCGGTCTTCGTCGCGAGCGACGAGATGGCGTTCGGGGTGATCAGGGCCCTGCGCGAGCGCGGCCGGTCGGTGCCCGACGACGTCTCCATCGTGAGCGTCGACGACATCGCGCTGGCGGCCTACTGCGCGCCGCCCCTGACGACCGTCCGGCAGGACTTCTACGGCTACGGCGCGGCGGCGGTCACGCTGCTGCTCCGGGGGGAGGCCGCCGTCGAGGAGTCGGTCGTCACCGCCTCCCTGTCGGTGCGCGGCTCCACCGCACCGCCCCGCAGGGGCTGA
- a CDS encoding carbohydrate ABC transporter permease, whose product MTVINTPRPPATRSRIGRVLTYVLVIALALAIAVPVAWVLLASLKEKSEFFGSPWTLPEGLRLQNYVDAFTDAHMGQYFATSVFVTVLGLVLVLAVSVPAAYVIARYEFKGKGFVELLLLGGLFVNVNYIVVPIFLMLVDWDKALVDVFPGGFFLDNPSVLSLVYAATSIPFTIYLLTAYFRSIPVAYEEAASIDGASRFRIMTRIMLPMARPAITTVILFNFLAYWNDFIISLTLLPGEGKTVQVGLLNLFTAQKAAADYGRLYAGMVIVIVPVLIVYAFIQKRLIEGMASGGVKG is encoded by the coding sequence ATGACCGTGATCAACACCCCCCGCCCTCCCGCCACCCGCTCGCGGATCGGCCGCGTACTCACGTACGTACTCGTCATCGCCCTCGCGCTCGCCATCGCGGTGCCGGTCGCCTGGGTCCTGCTCGCCTCGCTCAAGGAGAAGAGCGAGTTCTTCGGCAGCCCCTGGACGCTGCCCGAGGGGCTGCGCCTGCAGAACTACGTCGACGCGTTCACCGACGCGCACATGGGCCAGTACTTCGCGACCTCGGTGTTCGTCACCGTGCTCGGCCTGGTCCTCGTCCTCGCGGTCTCCGTGCCGGCGGCGTACGTCATCGCCCGGTACGAGTTCAAGGGCAAGGGCTTCGTCGAACTCCTCCTGCTCGGCGGGCTCTTCGTCAACGTCAACTACATCGTCGTGCCGATCTTCCTGATGCTGGTCGACTGGGACAAGGCGCTCGTCGACGTCTTCCCCGGCGGGTTCTTCCTCGACAACCCCTCGGTCCTCTCCCTCGTCTACGCGGCCACGTCGATCCCGTTCACGATCTACCTGCTCACCGCGTATTTCCGGTCCATCCCCGTCGCCTACGAGGAGGCCGCGTCGATCGACGGGGCGTCCCGGTTCCGGATCATGACCCGGATCATGCTGCCGATGGCCCGGCCCGCGATCACCACCGTGATCCTGTTCAACTTCCTCGCCTACTGGAACGACTTCATCATCTCGCTGACCCTGCTTCCCGGCGAGGGAAAGACCGTCCAGGTCGGCCTGCTCAACCTGTTCACGGCGCAGAAGGCGGCGGCGGACTACGGACGCCTGTACGCAGGCATGGTCATCGTCATCGTCCCGGTCCTGATCGTCTACGCCTTCATCCAGAAGCGGCTCATCGAGGGCATGGCATCCGGCGGCGTCAAGGGCTGA
- a CDS encoding carbohydrate ABC transporter permease — MLACLLPALVLFAVFMVYPTVNVFRMSLYTWSGFSPDMKFVGLDNFRHLVDDDQFVRAFQNTVTLLVVVTVVTMGMGLFLAAIMTRQKLRSRNFLRFVLYIPNVLSVVVIAAVFSAIYDQNNGLLNSMLRLVSLDSWQQVWLGDQKVVLYSVGIAMVWQSLGYYMVLYMSSMSSIPEELYEASGLDGASASRQFFSLTMPLIWQNLRTSLTFFIMSAVNLSFVLVRAMTGGGPDSSSEVLLSYMYKQAYTNSSYGYGMAIGVVIFAFSFLVSLLMSRATKREPLQF, encoded by the coding sequence GTGCTCGCCTGCCTGCTTCCGGCGCTGGTGCTTTTCGCGGTGTTCATGGTCTACCCGACCGTGAACGTGTTCCGGATGTCGCTCTACACCTGGAGCGGCTTCTCCCCCGACATGAAGTTCGTGGGGCTGGACAACTTCCGTCACCTCGTCGACGACGACCAGTTCGTGCGGGCGTTCCAGAACACGGTGACACTGCTGGTCGTGGTCACCGTGGTGACGATGGGGATGGGCCTCTTCCTCGCCGCGATCATGACGCGGCAGAAGCTGCGGAGCCGCAACTTCCTCCGGTTCGTCCTCTACATCCCGAACGTGCTCTCCGTGGTCGTGATCGCGGCGGTCTTCTCCGCCATCTACGACCAGAACAACGGTCTGCTCAACAGCATGCTGCGCCTGGTCTCCCTCGACAGCTGGCAGCAGGTCTGGCTCGGCGATCAGAAGGTCGTGCTCTACTCCGTCGGCATCGCGATGGTCTGGCAGTCCCTGGGCTACTACATGGTCCTCTACATGTCGAGCATGTCGAGCATCCCCGAGGAGCTGTACGAGGCCAGCGGGCTCGACGGCGCCTCCGCCTCCCGGCAGTTCTTCTCCCTCACGATGCCGCTCATCTGGCAGAACCTGCGGACCTCGCTGACCTTCTTCATCATGAGCGCGGTCAACCTCAGCTTCGTGCTGGTCCGCGCGATGACCGGCGGCGGTCCCGACAGCTCCTCCGAGGTCCTGCTGAGCTACATGTACAAGCAGGCGTACACGAACTCCTCGTACGGCTACGGCATGGCCATCGGTGTCGTCATCTTCGCGTTCTCCTTCCTCGTGTCGCTCCTGATGAGCCGGGCGACCAAGCGCGAACCCCTTCAGTTCTGA
- a CDS encoding carbohydrate ABC transporter substrate-binding protein: protein MRKSLAFAGTAVTVLGLLATGCSGGGDSADSGKTTLKVAALEGGYGRDMYAQVIKAYEATHPDVDVQLQISKSIEDEITPNMKAGKYPDVVVLGQGRKAALTETLVKDKAVEDLTPVLKTKVPGEDKTVGDKLTEGIVGNLNTNPYGTDKTYLMPMYYAPTGLFYNQGLFEKNGWKTPATWDEMFALGDKAKKAGIPLFTYPTAGYLDSYFFALLADVGGEQFYTDVMTYKKDVWKSANAKKALDITTKLLGYAAPTTVGYANEQDFTKNQQSILDNKALFMPNGTWITGEMADAPRADGFTWGLTPLPAVTAGAKRYLTTSVESVWVPSAAQHKDAAKDFVAYLYSDEAAKIFAKSNAIQPIQGIADSLTGESASFYKLYEDPSVSALVGGFASTSPVEGVDIKATLFDTANSIISGDTTEAKWQSALNEASEKLRQAGN from the coding sequence ATGAGGAAGTCGCTCGCCTTCGCGGGCACCGCTGTGACGGTGCTCGGGCTGCTCGCCACCGGATGTTCGGGAGGCGGGGACAGCGCGGACTCCGGCAAGACGACCCTCAAGGTCGCCGCCCTCGAAGGCGGCTACGGCCGGGACATGTACGCCCAGGTCATCAAGGCCTACGAGGCGACCCACCCGGACGTGGACGTCCAGCTCCAGATCTCGAAGAGCATCGAGGACGAGATCACCCCGAACATGAAGGCCGGCAAGTACCCGGACGTCGTGGTGCTCGGGCAGGGCCGCAAGGCCGCCCTCACCGAGACCTTGGTCAAGGACAAGGCCGTGGAGGACCTCACCCCGGTCCTCAAGACGAAGGTCCCCGGCGAGGACAAGACGGTCGGCGACAAGCTCACCGAGGGCATCGTCGGCAACCTGAACACCAACCCGTACGGCACGGACAAGACGTACCTGATGCCGATGTACTACGCGCCGACCGGGCTGTTCTACAACCAGGGCCTGTTCGAGAAGAACGGCTGGAAGACCCCGGCCACCTGGGACGAGATGTTCGCGCTCGGCGACAAGGCGAAGAAGGCGGGCATACCCCTCTTCACCTACCCGACCGCCGGTTACCTCGACTCGTACTTCTTCGCGCTGCTCGCCGACGTCGGCGGGGAGCAGTTCTACACCGACGTCATGACGTACAAGAAGGACGTCTGGAAGTCGGCGAACGCCAAGAAGGCGCTCGACATCACCACCAAGCTGCTCGGTTACGCCGCGCCGACCACCGTCGGCTACGCCAACGAGCAGGACTTCACCAAGAACCAGCAGTCGATCCTGGACAACAAGGCGCTGTTCATGCCGAACGGCACCTGGATCACCGGTGAGATGGCCGACGCCCCGCGCGCCGACGGCTTCACCTGGGGCCTGACCCCGCTGCCGGCCGTCACCGCGGGCGCCAAGCGCTACCTGACGACCTCGGTCGAATCGGTCTGGGTCCCCAGCGCCGCCCAGCACAAGGACGCCGCGAAGGACTTCGTCGCCTACCTCTACTCCGACGAGGCCGCGAAGATCTTCGCCAAGTCGAACGCGATCCAGCCGATCCAGGGCATCGCCGACAGCCTGACCGGTGAGAGCGCCTCGTTCTACAAGCTCTACGAGGACCCGTCGGTCTCCGCGCTCGTCGGTGGCTTCGCGAGCACCTCGCCGGTCGAGGGCGTCGACATCAAGGCCACGCTCTTCGACACCGCCAACAGCATCATCAGCGGCGACACCACCGAAGCGAAGTGGCAGTCCGCGCTGAACGAGGCCAGCGAGAAGCTGCGCCAGGCGGGCAACTGA
- a CDS encoding DUF6903 family protein has protein sequence MKDSTRTALLVGVRTLVAAACVALVVVERRTIGWGHLGIMLLALAGLMALLASYNRRYQ, from the coding sequence ATGAAGGACTCGACGCGGACGGCCCTGCTCGTCGGCGTGCGCACGCTCGTCGCGGCGGCCTGCGTGGCGCTCGTCGTGGTGGAGCGCAGGACGATCGGCTGGGGACACCTCGGCATCATGCTTCTCGCGCTCGCCGGGCTGATGGCCCTGCTCGCCTCGTACAACCGGAGGTACCAGTGA